In a genomic window of Nocardia fluminea:
- the prcB gene encoding proteasome subunit beta, with product MTPGDPLRLHAGRALSSFTEHLRMHAPDLLPANRFPVSDLTATKDLAPHGTTIVAVTYRGGVLIAGDRRATMGNLLASRDTEKVYITDTFSAAGIAGTAGIAIEMVRLFAVELEYYEKIEGVPLTFDGKANKLSKMVRDNLPAAMQGLAAIPLLVGFDDQILDPDRSGRIVSYDVVGGRSEERFGYTAVGSGSTFAKSSLKKLYQRGIDQERALRIAVESLFDAADDDTATGGPDMLRGIYPTAVVIDADGADEIGEDRLAVIARGVIADREAAEEGGAVR from the coding sequence GTGACCCCAGGTGACCCCTTGCGCCTCCACGCGGGGCGGGCTCTCTCCTCGTTCACCGAACATCTGCGCATGCACGCTCCGGACCTGTTGCCCGCCAACAGGTTTCCGGTCTCGGATCTGACCGCGACGAAGGACCTGGCGCCGCACGGCACCACCATCGTCGCGGTCACCTACCGCGGCGGCGTGCTGATCGCGGGCGACCGCAGGGCCACCATGGGCAACCTGCTCGCCAGTCGCGATACCGAGAAGGTGTACATCACCGACACCTTCTCGGCCGCGGGTATCGCCGGTACCGCGGGCATCGCGATCGAGATGGTGCGGCTGTTCGCCGTGGAGCTGGAGTACTACGAGAAGATCGAAGGCGTGCCGCTCACCTTCGACGGTAAAGCCAACAAGCTGTCGAAGATGGTTCGCGACAACCTGCCTGCCGCCATGCAGGGCCTGGCCGCGATCCCGCTGCTGGTCGGCTTCGACGACCAGATCCTCGACCCCGACCGGTCCGGGCGCATCGTGTCCTACGACGTGGTCGGCGGGCGGAGCGAGGAGCGGTTCGGCTACACCGCCGTCGGCTCCGGTTCGACGTTCGCGAAGTCGTCGCTGAAGAAGCTCTACCAGCGCGGCATCGACCAGGAACGGGCGCTCCGGATCGCGGTGGAGTCACTGTTCGACGCCGCCGACGACGACACCGCCACCGGTGGTCCCGACATGCTGCGCGGGATCTACCCGACAGCGGTGGTGATCGATGCCGACGGTGCGGACGAGATCGGTGAGGATCGTCTCGCCGTCATCGCCCGCGGTGTGATCGCCGATCGGGAAGCCGCGGAAGAAGGGGGCGCCGTCCGATGA
- the dop gene encoding depupylase/deamidase Dop has product MQRIIGIEVEYGISTPTEPTANPILTSTQAVLAYAAAAGVPRAKRTRWDYEVESPLRDARGFDLSRMSGPAPVIDADEVGAANMILTNGARLYVDHAHPEYSAPEVVDPLDAVIWDKAGERVMEAAARHASSVPGAPRLQLYKNNVDGKGASYGTHENYLMSRDTPFSHIIAGLTPFFVSRQVICGAGRVGIGQSGDHAGFQLSQRADYIEVEVGLETTLKRGIINTRDEPHADADKYRRLHVIIGDANLAEMSTYLKVGTTALVLDMIEAGEDLSEFQLARPVTAVHQISHDPTLRATVALADGRELTGLALQRLYHERVAKFVQREANEDPRVLDIIDKWAMVLDLLERDPMDAAHLLDWPAKLRLLEGMRSREGLGWAAPKLHLMDLQYSDVRLDKGLYNRLVARGSMQRLVSEQQVLDAMTNPPTDTRAYFRGECLRRFGADIAAASWDSVIFDLGGDSLVRIPTLEPRRGTKAHVGKLLDASRTAAELVEQLTH; this is encoded by the coding sequence ATGCAGCGCATCATCGGAATCGAGGTCGAATACGGCATCTCGACCCCCACGGAGCCGACGGCCAACCCCATCCTCACCTCCACGCAGGCCGTTCTCGCCTATGCCGCCGCCGCGGGAGTGCCGCGAGCCAAGCGCACCCGCTGGGACTACGAGGTGGAATCCCCGCTGCGTGACGCGCGCGGTTTCGACCTCAGCCGGATGAGTGGGCCCGCCCCGGTCATCGACGCCGACGAGGTCGGCGCGGCCAACATGATCCTGACCAACGGCGCCCGGCTCTACGTCGACCACGCCCACCCGGAGTACTCCGCTCCCGAGGTCGTCGACCCGCTCGACGCGGTGATCTGGGACAAAGCGGGCGAGCGGGTGATGGAGGCGGCCGCCCGGCACGCGTCGAGCGTCCCCGGGGCGCCCCGGCTGCAGCTGTACAAGAACAACGTCGACGGCAAGGGCGCCTCCTACGGCACCCACGAGAACTACCTGATGAGCCGCGATACCCCCTTCAGCCACATCATCGCGGGCCTGACCCCGTTCTTCGTCTCCCGTCAGGTGATCTGCGGCGCGGGCCGGGTCGGCATCGGCCAGTCGGGTGACCACGCCGGTTTCCAGCTGTCCCAGCGCGCCGATTACATCGAGGTCGAGGTCGGTCTGGAGACCACGCTCAAGCGCGGCATCATCAACACCCGCGACGAGCCGCACGCCGACGCCGACAAGTACCGGCGGCTGCACGTGATCATCGGTGACGCCAACCTCGCCGAGATGTCGACCTACCTCAAGGTCGGCACCACCGCGCTGGTGCTCGACATGATCGAGGCGGGCGAGGATCTCTCGGAGTTCCAGCTGGCCCGCCCGGTCACCGCCGTGCACCAGATCAGCCACGACCCGACGCTGCGCGCCACCGTCGCGCTGGCCGACGGCCGCGAGCTGACCGGCCTTGCGCTGCAACGGCTCTACCACGAGCGCGTCGCCAAATTCGTTCAGCGCGAAGCCAACGAGGACCCGCGCGTGCTCGACATCATCGACAAGTGGGCGATGGTCCTCGACCTGCTCGAGCGTGACCCGATGGACGCCGCGCACCTGCTCGACTGGCCGGCCAAACTGCGCCTGCTCGAGGGCATGCGCAGCCGGGAGGGCCTGGGCTGGGCCGCGCCCAAACTGCACCTGATGGACCTGCAGTACTCCGACGTCCGGCTGGACAAGGGGCTCTACAACCGCCTGGTGGCCCGCGGGTCCATGCAGCGGCTCGTCAGCGAACAGCAGGTGCTCGACGCGATGACCAACCCGCCCACCGACACCCGCGCCTACTTCCGCGGTGAGTGCCTGCGTCGTTTCGGCGCCGATATCGCCGCCGCCAGTTGGGATTCGGTGATCTTCGATCTCGGGGGCGATTCGCTGGTCCGTATTCCCACGCTGGAACCGCGCCGGGGGACGAAAGCGCACGTCGGCAAGCTGCTCGATGCCTCGCGCACGGCGGCGGAACTGGTCGAACAGCTCACCCACTGA
- the prcA gene encoding proteasome subunit alpha, translating into MTLPYYASAEQIMRDKTELARKGIGRGRSVIVLVYADGVLFVAENPSATLHKVSELYDRVGFSAVGKYNEFEALRRGGILQADLKGYQYDRRDVTGRGLANLYAQTLGSIFTDQLKPYEVEICVAEVGYPEQSPTSVLYRITFDGSIVDEREYVVMGGTTEPILTQLKATYKPGLSLDDALKVAIGALLAGQPEADKDKRSLGEASLEVATLEQQRPRRAFRRLQGPALESALAASKPKAVKEAKLPEPDDDAGK; encoded by the coding sequence ATGACGCTGCCGTATTACGCCTCGGCCGAGCAGATCATGCGCGACAAGACCGAGCTCGCCCGCAAGGGCATCGGTCGTGGTCGCAGCGTGATCGTGCTGGTCTACGCCGACGGCGTGCTGTTCGTCGCCGAGAACCCCTCGGCGACGTTGCACAAGGTCAGCGAACTCTACGACCGCGTCGGATTCTCCGCGGTCGGCAAGTACAACGAGTTCGAGGCCCTGCGCCGCGGCGGCATCCTGCAGGCCGACCTCAAGGGTTATCAGTACGACCGGCGCGATGTCACCGGGCGTGGGCTAGCCAACCTGTACGCGCAGACCCTCGGGTCGATCTTCACCGATCAGCTCAAGCCCTACGAGGTGGAGATCTGCGTCGCCGAAGTGGGTTATCCGGAACAATCACCGACCTCGGTGCTGTACCGGATCACCTTCGACGGGTCCATCGTCGACGAACGTGAGTACGTCGTCATGGGCGGCACCACCGAGCCTATCCTGACCCAGCTCAAGGCCACCTACAAGCCGGGTCTGTCCCTGGACGACGCGTTGAAGGTGGCGATCGGCGCACTGCTGGCCGGTCAGCCCGAGGCCGACAAGGACAAGCGTTCGCTCGGCGAGGCCTCCCTCGAGGTGGCCACGCTCGAGCAGCAGCGACCGCGCCGGGCGTTCCGCAGGCTGCAGGGCCCCGCCCTGGAGTCGGCGCTCGCCGCGTCCAAGCCCAAAGCGGTGAAAGAGGCGAAGCTGCCCGAACCCGACGACGACGCGGGGAAATAG
- a CDS encoding acyl-CoA dehydrogenase family protein, with the protein MDFQLTPAQSDLRELARTWVDKEVVPYAAQWDRDESVDPAIVGKLGALGFLGIGIAEEYGGSGGDTFDYCLLLEELGRGDSAVRGIVSVSLGLFGKSIAAYGTEEQKQRLLPGICAGEQLGCFALTEPGTGSDAANLDTRAVRDGTDWVLSGTKIFITNGTWADHALVFARTGGPGPKGVTAFVVPTDAPGFGRTEIKGKLGLRGQATAELVLDHVRVPDALRLGAEGQGFRIAMSALDKGRIGVASGCVGVARACLEAAVRYAGEREQFGKPIAGYQLVQELLADIAVATDAARLLAWRAADLADRGEAFGTAASMAKLFASETAVSAANNAIQVFGGYGYIDEYPVAKYLRDARVLTLYEGTTQIQKLLIGRALTGVNAIV; encoded by the coding sequence GTGGATTTCCAGCTCACCCCCGCGCAGTCCGACCTGCGTGAACTCGCCCGCACGTGGGTGGACAAGGAAGTCGTGCCCTACGCCGCACAGTGGGATCGCGACGAATCGGTGGACCCGGCGATCGTCGGCAAACTCGGCGCGCTCGGCTTCCTCGGTATTGGGATCGCCGAGGAATACGGCGGCTCCGGCGGCGACACCTTCGACTACTGCCTGCTGCTCGAGGAGCTCGGACGCGGTGACAGCGCGGTGCGCGGCATCGTGTCGGTCTCGCTCGGGCTGTTCGGCAAGTCGATCGCCGCGTACGGCACCGAGGAGCAGAAACAGCGACTCCTGCCGGGCATCTGCGCGGGCGAACAGCTCGGGTGTTTCGCGCTCACCGAGCCCGGCACCGGCTCCGACGCGGCGAACCTGGACACCCGGGCCGTCCGCGACGGGACGGACTGGGTCCTGTCGGGTACCAAGATCTTCATCACCAACGGGACCTGGGCCGATCACGCGCTGGTGTTCGCGCGGACCGGCGGGCCCGGTCCCAAGGGTGTCACCGCGTTCGTGGTGCCGACGGACGCCCCCGGCTTCGGCCGGACCGAGATCAAGGGCAAGCTCGGGCTGCGCGGCCAGGCCACCGCCGAGCTCGTCCTGGACCACGTCCGGGTGCCCGACGCGCTGCGCCTCGGCGCGGAGGGGCAAGGTTTCCGGATCGCGATGTCCGCGCTCGACAAGGGTCGGATCGGGGTGGCGTCCGGGTGTGTCGGCGTGGCCCGCGCCTGCCTCGAAGCCGCGGTGCGTTATGCCGGCGAACGCGAACAGTTCGGCAAACCGATCGCCGGCTACCAGCTGGTCCAGGAGTTGCTGGCCGATATCGCCGTCGCGACCGACGCCGCACGGCTGCTCGCCTGGCGCGCGGCCGATCTCGCCGACCGCGGCGAAGCCTTCGGCACCGCCGCGTCCATGGCGAAGCTGTTCGCCTCCGAAACGGCCGTCTCCGCTGCGAACAACGCGATCCAGGTGTTCGGCGGCTACGGCTACATCGACGAATACCCCGTCGCCAAGTACCTGCGCGACGCGCGTGTGCTGACGCTCTACGAGGGCACCACCCAGATCCAGAAACTGCTCATCGGGCGCGCCCTCACCGGCGTGAACGCCATTGTCTGA
- the pafA gene encoding Pup--protein ligase — protein MQRRIMGIETEFGVTCTFHGHRRLSPDEVARYLFRRVVSWGRSSNVFLRNGARLYLDVGSHPEYATAECDSLVQLVTHDRAGERVLEDLLIDAEQRLAEEGIGGDIYLFKNNTDSAGNSYGCHENFLVVRAGEFSRISDVLLPFLVTRQLICGAGKVLQTPKAATFCLSQRAEHIWEGVSSATTRSRPIINTRDEPHADAEKYRRLHVIVGDSNMAEPTTMLKVGTASLVLEMIEAGVSFRDFALDNPIRAIREVSHDLTGRRPVRLAGGRQASALEIQREYYARAVEHLRNRDRDPQVDAVVDLWGRTLDAVEAQDFAKVDTEIDWVIKRKLFQRYQDRYSMEMSDPKIAQLDLAYHDIKRGRGVFDLLQRKGLAKRITEDDAVDAAVDTPPQTTRAKLRGDFITAAQEAGRDFTVDWVHLKLNDQAQRTVLCKDPFRSVDERVDRLIASM, from the coding sequence GTGCAGCGACGAATCATGGGGATCGAGACCGAGTTCGGTGTGACATGCACCTTCCACGGTCACCGTCGGCTGTCCCCCGACGAGGTAGCCCGGTACTTGTTCCGCCGGGTGGTGTCCTGGGGCCGTAGCTCCAATGTCTTCCTTCGCAACGGTGCCAGGTTGTACCTCGACGTCGGATCGCATCCCGAGTACGCCACCGCCGAATGCGACAGCCTGGTGCAGTTGGTCACCCACGACCGGGCAGGCGAGCGGGTGCTGGAGGACCTGCTCATAGACGCCGAACAGCGCCTCGCCGAAGAAGGCATCGGCGGCGACATCTACCTGTTCAAGAACAACACCGACTCCGCGGGCAACTCCTACGGCTGCCACGAGAACTTCCTCGTGGTCAGGGCGGGCGAGTTCTCCCGGATCTCGGATGTGCTGCTGCCGTTCCTGGTCACCCGCCAGCTCATCTGTGGCGCGGGCAAGGTGCTGCAGACGCCGAAGGCCGCCACCTTCTGCCTGTCGCAGCGTGCCGAGCACATCTGGGAGGGCGTCTCCTCGGCGACCACCCGCTCGCGCCCGATCATCAACACCCGCGACGAGCCGCATGCCGACGCCGAGAAGTACCGGCGCCTGCACGTGATCGTCGGTGACTCCAACATGGCCGAACCGACCACCATGCTCAAGGTCGGGACCGCCTCGCTGGTGCTGGAGATGATCGAGGCGGGGGTGTCGTTCCGCGATTTCGCCCTCGACAACCCGATACGGGCCATTCGTGAGGTCAGCCACGATCTCACCGGCCGCCGTCCCGTACGCCTGGCGGGCGGACGCCAGGCCAGCGCCCTGGAAATCCAGCGTGAGTACTACGCCCGCGCCGTCGAGCACCTGCGCAACCGCGATCGCGATCCGCAGGTCGACGCGGTGGTGGACCTGTGGGGTCGCACCCTCGACGCGGTCGAGGCGCAGGACTTCGCCAAGGTCGACACCGAGATCGACTGGGTGATCAAGCGCAAGCTGTTCCAGCGCTACCAGGACCGCTACAGCATGGAGATGTCGGATCCCAAGATCGCCCAGCTGGATCTGGCCTATCACGACATCAAGCGCGGGCGCGGCGTCTTCGACCTGCTCCAGCGCAAGGGTCTGGCCAAGCGGATCACCGAGGACGACGCCGTCGACGCCGCCGTGGACACCCCGCCGCAGACCACGCGCGCCAAGCTGCGCGGTGACTTCATCACCGCCGCGCAGGAGGCGGGCCGCGACTTCACCGTGGACTGGGTGCACCTCAAGCTGAACGATCAGGCCCAGCGCACGGTGCTGTGCAAGGATCCGTTCCGATCGGTCGACGAACGCGTCGACCGGCTGATCGCCTCGATGTAG
- a CDS encoding TetR/AcrR family transcriptional regulator, which produces MARPRVPLLSRERIRDAALVLIDRDGLAEVSMRKLGAELGVQAASLYGHYPNKDDLFDDIATGIMSHVDTSGFDTMSWDRALADWARSYRGALATHPNFVPYLATGPGRRAENLRAADAVHGGLVGAGWPPRYATMIGAATRYLVMGSTVGSFAGGFADDVQVYRDRYPHLNQAHLLRAIADEIDDDSFELALTAFIAGLTATYATVVTAD; this is translated from the coding sequence ATGGCAAGGCCGCGCGTTCCGCTGTTGAGCCGCGAGCGCATTCGCGACGCCGCGCTGGTCCTGATCGACCGCGACGGGCTCGCCGAGGTCTCCATGCGCAAGTTGGGCGCCGAACTCGGCGTGCAAGCCGCCTCGCTCTACGGTCACTACCCGAACAAGGACGATCTGTTCGACGACATCGCCACCGGCATCATGAGCCACGTCGACACCTCGGGCTTCGACACCATGAGCTGGGATCGCGCACTCGCGGACTGGGCGCGCAGCTATCGCGGCGCACTGGCCACCCACCCGAATTTCGTGCCGTACCTGGCCACCGGCCCCGGCCGCCGAGCCGAGAACCTGCGCGCCGCCGACGCCGTACACGGCGGTCTGGTCGGCGCCGGCTGGCCACCGCGCTACGCCACCATGATCGGCGCGGCCACCCGCTACCTGGTCATGGGTTCGACCGTGGGCTCGTTCGCCGGCGGCTTCGCCGATGACGTGCAGGTCTACCGCGACCGCTACCCGCACCTCAATCAGGCACACCTGCTGCGCGCGATCGCCGACGAAATCGACGACGACAGTTTCGAATTGGCGCTCACCGCGTTCATCGCCGGTCTCACCGCCACCTACGCGACAGTCGTCACCGCCGACTGA
- the fabG gene encoding 3-oxoacyl-ACP reductase FabG, with protein sequence MTPRTALVTGAARGIGAATAARLADDGFAVAVVDLDADAAVLTAGQINAAGGTAIGLGCDVVDEASVADAVARTVADLGSLDVLVNNAGVLRDNLLFKMSVEDWDTVMAVHLRGAFLCSKAAQKHMVDNGGGAIVNTSSVSALGNRGQANYAAAKAGIQGLTRTLAMELGPFGIRVNAVAPGFIATEMTAATAARMGVSAEDLQAKTAQITPLRRVGVPADIANVVAFLASADAGFVTGQTLYVDGGRRL encoded by the coding sequence ATGACACCCAGAACCGCCCTCGTCACCGGGGCGGCCCGCGGCATCGGCGCCGCGACCGCCGCCCGCCTGGCCGACGACGGATTCGCCGTGGCCGTCGTCGATCTCGACGCCGACGCCGCGGTGCTGACCGCCGGACAGATCAACGCGGCGGGCGGCACCGCGATCGGCCTCGGCTGCGACGTCGTCGACGAGGCATCGGTGGCCGACGCCGTGGCGCGTACCGTGGCCGACCTCGGCTCACTCGACGTGCTCGTGAACAACGCCGGCGTGCTGCGCGACAATCTGCTGTTCAAGATGTCGGTCGAGGACTGGGACACCGTCATGGCGGTGCACCTGCGCGGCGCGTTCCTGTGCAGCAAGGCCGCGCAGAAACACATGGTGGACAACGGCGGCGGCGCCATCGTCAACACCTCGAGCGTCTCGGCGCTCGGCAATCGCGGCCAGGCGAACTACGCGGCGGCCAAAGCGGGCATCCAGGGCCTGACCCGCACGCTCGCCATGGAGCTCGGCCCGTTCGGGATCCGCGTCAACGCGGTCGCCCCCGGTTTCATCGCCACCGAGATGACCGCGGCCACCGCGGCGCGCATGGGCGTGAGCGCCGAGGACTTGCAGGCCAAGACCGCGCAGATCACCCCGCTGCGACGAGTCGGCGTGCCCGCCGACATCGCGAACGTGGTGGCGTTCCTCGCCTCCGCGGACGCCGGCTTCGTCACCGGACAGACCCTGTACGTCGACGGCGGACGCCGTCTCTAG
- a CDS encoding ubiquitin-like protein Pup → MAQEQTKRAGGGDEDEGPEGVDAAGQERREKLAEETDDLLDEIDDVLEENAEDFVRAYVQKGGQ, encoded by the coding sequence ATGGCACAAGAGCAGACCAAGCGCGCCGGGGGTGGCGACGAGGACGAGGGCCCCGAGGGCGTAGACGCGGCAGGGCAGGAACGCCGCGAGAAGCTGGCGGAGGAAACCGACGACTTGCTCGATGAAATCGATGACGTGCTCGAAGAGAACGCCGAGGACTTCGTGCGGGCGTATGTGCAGAAGGGCGGCCAGTGA